A single Phragmites australis chromosome 4, lpPhrAust1.1, whole genome shotgun sequence DNA region contains:
- the LOC133914061 gene encoding large ribosomal subunit protein eL36x-like, with protein MDTSSPSASCCLALPTAKGKTSKRVKFVRIIIREVAEFTPYEKRAAELLKVGKDKRALKVVKRKPGTHKRAKKREEMLNVLRKMRSAGVTDKKK; from the exons ATGGACACGTCGTCACCAAGCGCGAGCTGCTGCCTCGCCCTTCCGACCGCAAAGGGG aAAACTAGCAAGAGGGTCAAATTTGTTAGGATCATAATTAGGGAAGTTGCTGAATTTACACCATATGAGAAGCGTGCCGCTGAGCTTCTGAAGGTTGGAAAGGACAAGCGTGCTCTTAAGGTAGTGAAAAGAAAGCCCGGGACACACAAGAGAGCTAAGAAACGTGAGGAGATGCTCAACGTTCTTAGGAAGATGAG ATCCGCTGGAGTTACTGACAAGAAAAAGTGA
- the LOC133915131 gene encoding protein phosphatase 2C 35-like, with protein MGNSLACFCCAGSAAGRRRHVAPAALPSDPAYDEGLGHSFCYVRPDKVLVPFSADDLVADAKAAAAGATTFRAISGAALSANVSTPLSTSVLLLLPDESAASSAAAASSGFESSESFAAVPLQPVPRFPSGPICAPAGGGFLSGPIERGFLSGPLDAAPMSGPLTGAATSGRTGGSVPALRRSLSHGGRRLRNFTRALLARADKFQNSMDLGSTAAAVAACGADSGGLQWAQGKAGEDRVHIVVSEERGWVFVGIYDGFNGPDATDFLVSNLYAAVHRELRGLLWDQRDQEEQQDQRPDQPTSTTASDHQDRSARRRRAHRSRPPRGADDKQRLWKCEWERDCSSLKPPTQPPPRSDSENDHIAVLKALARALHKTEEAYLDVADKMVGEFPELALMGSCVLAMLMKGEDMYLMNVGDSRAVLGTMDSADLEQISVSSFDGLVGDCSPCLSAVQLTREHSTSVQEEVCRIRNEHPDDPSATSKDRVKGSLKVTRAFGAGFLKQPKWNDALLEVFRIDYVGSSPYITCNPSLFHHRLSTRDRFLILSSDGLYQYFTNEEAVAHVEMFIATTPEGDPAQHLVEEVLFRAANKAGMDFHELIEIPHGDRRRYHDDVSVIVISLEGRIWRSCV; from the exons ATGGGCAACTCCCTCGCCTGCTTCTGCTGCGCCGGCAGCGCCGCCGGACGCCGCCGCCACGTGGCTCCCGCCGCGCTACCCTCCGACCCCGCCTACGACGAGGGCCTGGGCCACTCCTTCTGCTACGTCCGCCCGGATAAGGTACTCGTCCCGTTTTCGGCGGATGACTTGGTGGCCGACGCCAAGGCGGCGGCCGCAGGGGCCACCACGTTCCGGGCCATCTCGGGGGCGGCCCTCAGCGCCAACGTGTCCACGCCGCTCTCCACCTCCGTGCTCCTGCTGCTGCCGGACGAGTCCGCGGCCTCCTCGGCGGCCGCCGCGTCGTCCGGGTTCGAGAGCTCAGAGTCGTTCGCAGCCGTGCCGCTGCAGCCGGTCCCTAGGTTCCCGTCCGGCCCGATCTGCGCGCCCGCCGGAGGCGGATTCCTATCGGGGCCCATAGAGAGGGGGTTCCTCTCCGGGCCCCTGGACGCCGCGCCCATGTCCGGGCCTCTCAccggcgccgccacctccggccgCACGGGAGGTTCGGTGCCTGCGCTCCGCCGGAGTCTTTCCCACGGCGGCCGACGCCTGCGGAATTTCACCCGCGCGCTTCTCGCACGGGCAGATAAGTTTCAGAATTCGATGGATCTTGGCTCGACagccgccgccgtggccgccTGTGGTGCCGATTCTGGAGGGCTGCAGTGGGCGCAGGGAAAGGCCGGCGAGGACCGCGTCCACATCGTGGTGTCCGAGGAGCGGGGCTGGGTGTTCGTCGGTATCTACGACGGCTTCAACGGCCCCGACGCCACGGACTTCCTGGTTTCCAACCTCTACGCAGCCGTGCACCGCGAGCTCCGCGGCCTGCTCTGGGATCAGCGCGATCAAGAGGAGCAGCAGGACCAACGCCCCGACCAACCCACCAGCACCACGGCCTCAGATCACCAGGACCGgtccgcccgccgccgccgcgcccaccGCTCAAGACCCCCTCGCGGCGCCGACGATAAGCAACGGCTGTGGAAGTGCGAGTGGGAACGCGATTGCTCCAGCCTGAAGCCACCAACTCAGCCTCCTCCTCGGAGCGACAGCGAGAACGACCACATCGCCGTGCTAAAGGCGCTGGCACGCGCCCTTCACAAGACTGAGGAGGCCTACCTGGACGTCGCCGACAAGATGGTCGGCGAGTTCCCCGAGCTTGCGCTCATGGGCTCTTGCGTTCTCGCCATGCTTATGAAAGGAGAGGACATGTACCTCATGAATGTAGGCGATAGCCGCGCTGTCTTGGGAACAATGGACAGTGCTGATCTTGAGCAGATCAGTGTGAGCTCATTCGACGGATTGGTCGGCGATTGCTCGCCGTGCTTATCAGCTGTGCAGCTAACCAGGGAACATAGCACGTCGGTGCAGGAG GAAGTTTGCAGAATACGGAACGAGCATCCTGATGACCCGTCCGCGACCTCCAAGGACCGCGTTAAGGGCTCACTAAAGGTGACAAGAGCATTCGGCGCTGGTTTCTTGAAACAG CCCAAATGGAATGATGCTCTGCTGGAGGTGTTCAGAATAGATTACGTTGGGTCCTCCCCGTACATCACATGCAATCCTTCGCTCTTTCACCATAGACTCAGCACAAGGGATAGATTCTTGATACTATCTTCAGACGGGCTTTACCAATATTTTACCAACGAGGAGGCGGTTGCTCATGTAGAAATGTTCATCGCAACAACCCCTGAAGGCGACCCTGCCCAACATCTGGTTGAAGAAGTTCTTTTCCGAGCAGCGAACAAAGCAG GCATGGACTTCCATGAATTGATTGAGATACCACATGGAGACCGTCGGCGATATCACGACGATGTATCTGTCATTGTAATCTCTTTGGAGGGCAGGATTTGGAGATCATGCGTGTAA